One genomic window of Candidatus Nitrospira inopinata includes the following:
- a CDS encoding c-type cytochrome, giving the protein MSLVVIGLVLSSALWALRTEDRPPRTSSSSAGPSGSTVVLPEEKVPLVTGDETIHEIFIRAGCVVCHQIPGIPEAKGRVGPPLALGSTGKRRLGDPAYRGKARTVHEYVIESVLEPDRFVVPGYPSRTMPAWYGSKLSALALEKIARYLEQQTGDDGE; this is encoded by the coding sequence GTGAGTCTCGTCGTCATCGGCCTTGTGCTGTCCTCCGCGCTCTGGGCTCTTCGAACGGAAGATCGCCCGCCACGTACTTCGTCGTCGAGCGCCGGGCCTTCCGGCTCGACCGTCGTCTTGCCGGAAGAAAAGGTTCCTTTGGTGACGGGAGATGAAACGATTCATGAAATTTTTATCCGGGCCGGCTGCGTCGTGTGTCATCAAATCCCCGGAATTCCGGAAGCGAAAGGTCGGGTGGGCCCGCCCCTGGCATTGGGGAGCACGGGGAAACGACGGCTCGGTGATCCGGCTTATCGTGGAAAGGCCAGGACCGTTCACGAATACGTGATTGAATCGGTGTTGGAGCCGGATCGGTTCGTCGTGCCGGGCTATCCGAGCCGAACGATGCCGGCCTGGTACGGATCGAAGCTCAGCGCGCTCGCGTTGGAAAAAATCGCCAGGTATTTGGAGCAGCAAACGGGGGATGACGGGGAATGA
- a CDS encoding PilT/PilU family type 4a pilus ATPase, with the protein MDVRSMLKVMVDHEASDLYLTVDAPPIYRVHGSTQPADAPPFTNDQLEALALALMRGQQRGEFEEKMEMNLALYYKELGRFRVNVFRQRGNVGIVFRHIKAEIQTVEELQLPPIIKDIAMTKRGLVLVVGATGSGKSTTLAAMIDHRNTVQAGHIVTVEDPIEFVHQHKKSIVTQREVGFDTLNFQNALKNALRQAPDVILIGEVRDTETMEAAITFAETGHLCLATLHSNNANQAIERIMNFFPQERHAQIYLQLSLNLRAIISQRLIPSLDGRRVPALEIMLDTPRVKDLIKKAEVDTLKEAMEQGHEEGCQTFDRVLFQLYKDNRISLEQALINADSANNLRLKIKLEGLKGDDAVNVLLDRQTGGGTGDAFRIQGGRTDRITPLRKR; encoded by the coding sequence ATGGACGTTCGCAGCATGCTCAAGGTCATGGTGGACCATGAAGCGTCCGACCTCTATTTGACCGTGGATGCGCCGCCGATTTATCGCGTGCACGGTTCGACGCAACCGGCCGACGCGCCGCCGTTCACCAACGACCAATTGGAAGCGTTGGCCTTGGCGTTGATGCGCGGTCAACAGCGCGGCGAATTCGAAGAAAAAATGGAAATGAACCTGGCGCTCTACTACAAAGAGCTCGGCCGGTTCCGCGTCAACGTCTTTCGCCAGCGGGGGAACGTGGGCATCGTGTTCCGCCACATCAAAGCCGAAATCCAAACGGTCGAGGAGTTGCAGCTCCCTCCGATCATCAAAGACATCGCCATGACTAAACGCGGACTGGTGCTCGTCGTCGGGGCCACCGGCTCCGGTAAATCCACGACCTTGGCCGCCATGATCGACCATCGCAACACGGTCCAGGCCGGCCACATCGTCACGGTCGAAGACCCGATCGAATTCGTGCATCAACACAAAAAATCCATCGTCACGCAGCGCGAGGTGGGCTTCGACACCCTGAATTTCCAAAACGCGCTGAAGAACGCTTTGCGCCAAGCTCCCGACGTCATTCTGATCGGCGAGGTGCGCGACACCGAGACGATGGAGGCCGCCATCACGTTCGCCGAAACCGGCCACCTGTGCCTGGCCACCCTGCACTCCAACAACGCGAATCAGGCGATCGAACGCATCATGAATTTTTTTCCGCAGGAGCGGCACGCGCAGATCTATCTGCAACTGTCCCTCAACCTCCGCGCCATCATCTCCCAACGGTTGATTCCGTCGCTCGACGGGCGGCGCGTACCGGCGTTGGAAATCATGTTGGACACGCCGCGCGTGAAGGATCTGATCAAGAAGGCCGAAGTCGACACGCTCAAAGAGGCGATGGAACAGGGGCACGAAGAAGGATGCCAGACGTTCGATCGCGTGCTGTTCCAGTTATACAAGGACAATCGCATCAGCCTGGAACAGGCCTTGATCAACGCCGACAGCGCCAACAATCTCCGGCTGAAGATCAAACTGGAAGGCTTGAAGGGAGACGACGCCGTCAACGTCTTGCTGGACAGGCAAACCGGCGGAGGAACGGGCGACGCGTTCAGGATTCAGGGGGGGCGAACCGACAGGATCACTCCCTTGCGGAAACGCTGA
- a CDS encoding type IV pilus twitching motility protein PilT, whose product MDISKLLTFAVKEGASDCHLSAGEPPMVRIHGDMKKLDHPALTPEETHALIYDMMNDVQRKHFEEHRECDFSFELGDIARFRVNVFVQQRGLGAVFRNIPTIIVPLDKLGMPPVIRQLCDKEKGLILVTGPTGSGKSTTLAAMVDYLNTTFEGHIITIEDPIEFVHKSKKCLVNQRELGVHTLSFANALRSALREDPDIILVGEMRDLETIQLALTAAETGHLVFGTLHTSSAPKTIDRIIDAFPPAQQAQIRTQLSEALEAVITQTLLKKKTGGRVAALEIMVATTAVRNLIREAKLHQIPGIMQASQKDGMQTMDMALIDLAMRGVVTKAEAQSRSMTPNLFGAPMSGAA is encoded by the coding sequence ATGGATATTTCCAAATTGTTGACGTTCGCCGTGAAAGAAGGGGCTTCGGATTGCCATCTCAGCGCCGGAGAGCCGCCGATGGTCCGCATCCACGGCGACATGAAAAAACTCGATCATCCGGCCCTGACGCCGGAGGAAACCCATGCGCTGATCTACGACATGATGAACGATGTGCAGAGGAAGCACTTCGAAGAGCATCGCGAATGCGACTTCTCTTTCGAGTTGGGCGACATCGCACGGTTCCGCGTGAACGTCTTCGTGCAGCAACGGGGACTCGGCGCGGTGTTCCGAAACATTCCCACCATCATCGTTCCGCTGGACAAGCTCGGCATGCCGCCGGTCATTCGGCAGTTGTGCGACAAGGAAAAGGGATTGATCCTGGTCACCGGTCCCACCGGCTCCGGTAAATCCACCACGCTCGCGGCGATGGTCGATTATCTGAACACGACGTTCGAGGGCCATATCATCACGATCGAAGATCCGATCGAGTTCGTGCACAAATCCAAAAAATGCCTCGTCAATCAGCGCGAGCTCGGCGTGCATACCTTGTCCTTCGCCAACGCGCTTCGATCGGCCCTGCGCGAGGACCCGGACATCATCCTCGTCGGCGAAATGCGGGATCTCGAAACGATTCAACTGGCCTTGACCGCCGCGGAAACCGGTCACCTGGTTTTCGGCACGCTGCATACGTCCAGCGCCCCCAAGACCATCGACCGCATCATCGATGCGTTTCCGCCGGCCCAACAGGCGCAAATCCGAACGCAATTGTCCGAGGCGTTGGAGGCCGTCATCACGCAGACCCTCCTTAAGAAAAAGACCGGCGGCCGAGTCGCCGCGCTCGAGATCATGGTGGCGACCACGGCCGTGCGCAATCTCATCCGCGAGGCCAAGCTCCATCAAATTCCCGGCATCATGCAGGCCAGCCAAAAAGACGGCATGCAAACGATGGACATGGCGTTGATCGACCTCGCGATGCGCGGCGTCGTGACGAAGGCGGAAGCGCAATCCCGCAGCATGACGCCCAATCTCTTCGGCGCGCCCATGAGCGGGGCCGCCTGA
- the bioF gene encoding 8-amino-7-oxononanoate synthase, with translation MSQDRFSANYRHRLDEALIRRLNTVESSTGPIVRYGGRPVILLSSNDYLGLAAHPSVIRAAVHATEQYGSGAGASRLICGTLPPHSELESALASFKGTEAALLFGSGYLANLGVIPALIGRDGLILADRLCHASLIDGCRLSGADFRVFRHRDADHLESLLKRRRSHRRTLIVTDGLFSMDGDLAPLAELASLAKRYDAALYVDDAHGTGVMGATGRGTLEALGVEDDIPFHMGTLGKALGSSGAYVVGSGEIIDYLLNTARSFMFTTAPPPATAAAARAAVTIIRQEPERRTRLWENQAWMLHGLRRLGFRLTETVSPILPVLIGDAATALAFAEQLLARGVYAPAVRPPTVPQGTSRIRITVTSEHTASHLEEALHAFESAGRALRLI, from the coding sequence ATGTCCCAAGACCGGTTCAGCGCGAACTATCGGCATCGACTCGATGAGGCCCTGATCCGCCGGTTGAACACGGTGGAATCTTCCACGGGGCCTATCGTTCGGTACGGCGGGCGGCCGGTCATTCTCTTGTCTTCCAACGACTACCTTGGATTGGCGGCCCATCCCTCGGTCATCCGAGCCGCCGTTCACGCGACGGAGCAATATGGAAGCGGCGCCGGCGCGTCTCGGCTGATCTGCGGGACGCTTCCTCCCCACTCCGAGTTGGAATCGGCCCTGGCTTCCTTCAAAGGAACGGAAGCCGCGCTTTTATTTGGCTCGGGATATCTTGCAAACCTTGGCGTCATTCCCGCCTTGATCGGACGCGACGGCCTCATCCTGGCGGATCGACTGTGTCACGCCAGCCTCATCGACGGCTGTCGATTGAGCGGAGCCGATTTTCGGGTCTTTCGGCATCGCGACGCCGATCACCTCGAGTCATTGCTGAAGCGGAGGCGATCGCATCGCCGGACCCTGATCGTCACCGACGGATTATTCAGCATGGACGGCGACCTTGCGCCTCTTGCGGAATTGGCGTCTCTCGCCAAACGTTATGACGCCGCCCTCTACGTCGACGACGCGCACGGAACCGGCGTCATGGGCGCCACCGGCAGAGGAACACTTGAAGCCTTGGGGGTGGAAGATGACATCCCTTTTCACATGGGCACGTTGGGCAAAGCATTGGGCAGCAGCGGCGCATACGTGGTCGGCTCCGGGGAGATCATCGACTATTTGCTCAACACGGCCCGCTCGTTCATGTTCACGACCGCCCCGCCTCCCGCCACGGCGGCGGCGGCGCGCGCCGCCGTGACCATTATTCGGCAAGAGCCGGAGCGGCGGACCAGATTGTGGGAGAACCAAGCGTGGATGCTTCACGGATTACGTCGTCTTGGCTTTCGCCTGACGGAAACCGTGAGTCCCATCTTGCCCGTCTTGATCGGCGACGCCGCCACCGCCCTCGCTTTTGCCGAACAACTGCTGGCCCGCGGAGTCTATGCGCCGGCCGTCAGACCGCCGACCGTTCCCCAGGGGACCAGTCGCATCAGGATCACCGTCACCTCCGAACACACGGCAAGTCACCTCGAAGAGGCGTTGCACGCGTTCGAGTCGGCCGGTCGCGCCCTGCGTCTCATTTGA
- a CDS encoding tetratricopeptide repeat protein → MTYRIKVPPRQLPVDEAKLVGSLEQWLMDMKKHRWSFLGGVGVLVVAGGIIAAVLWQNAEAARKAQDLEREATLHYLMRPLNDPKKVESNMQEAIALYKKITVEYPNTPSAPLALFGLGNALLETNQLDAAIDAYARLISTYGSNKTLVDLARQKLAYAYLLKGDVAQATQSYSAVLNNPEALNRDQALFELARLDESQSRLDEALKRYQELIKSYPNSPLANEAILREKILEAKKSYEAASSSDKKP, encoded by the coding sequence ATGACGTATCGCATCAAAGTCCCCCCCCGCCAACTGCCCGTCGATGAGGCCAAATTAGTCGGGTCGCTGGAACAGTGGCTCATGGATATGAAAAAGCATCGGTGGTCGTTTTTGGGCGGGGTGGGAGTGTTGGTCGTGGCGGGGGGTATTATTGCGGCGGTCTTGTGGCAGAACGCGGAAGCCGCCCGCAAGGCGCAAGACTTGGAACGGGAGGCGACGCTTCATTATCTGATGCGTCCGCTGAATGATCCCAAAAAAGTCGAATCCAACATGCAGGAAGCGATCGCCCTGTATAAAAAAATTACCGTTGAGTATCCGAACACGCCGTCGGCCCCTCTGGCGCTGTTCGGTCTGGGCAACGCCCTGCTCGAAACCAATCAGCTTGACGCCGCGATCGACGCCTATGCGAGGTTGATTTCCACCTATGGCTCGAACAAAACGCTGGTCGATCTTGCGCGTCAAAAACTCGCCTACGCCTATCTTTTGAAGGGAGATGTCGCTCAAGCGACGCAGTCCTACTCGGCGGTGCTCAATAACCCCGAAGCGCTGAACCGCGATCAGGCGTTGTTCGAGTTGGCTCGACTGGATGAAAGCCAATCGAGGCTGGATGAAGCGTTGAAGCGGTATCAGGAACTTATCAAATCCTACCCCAACTCTCCGTTGGCCAACGAAGCAATTCTTCGGGAAAAAATTCTCGAGGCCAAAAAATCCTACGAGGCAGCCTCCTCGTCCGACAAAAAGCCGTAA
- a CDS encoding lytic transglycosylase domain-containing protein, translated as MSLRFRHTDMMPKGLMMPLCALLLLLPVKASAASDRLKSDVDSPSLVGGQGDDDVDANLVPLDSELALPQQAPTGIQPANETGGAAAESSAASESDGQTAQSSDPEEDMESDAYNIPVVIDPVVESHLRFFHTSIRDRFEQWLLRLSRYRPLIESIFAEFDLPSDLINLSLVESGFNPYAYSRAKATGPWQFMKATGKTYGLRIDHYVDERRDPIKSTVAAARYLRDLYDLFGTWPLAMAAYNAGEGKVLRALQKAQAETFWDISKTKLIRPETKHYVPRIMAATIIARNPDRYGFNHDTAPPHQFEEVVVDRPLHFRAIANLSGIPYEELRLLNPELRRDATPPDDSAYHLKVPVGTAAKLRQVLDRIPTYKFPPLPPQTKQVKAETSRWYRVRAGDTLEKISKRFRVPVKTLKAQNNLSRPSLKAGEMLLIRR; from the coding sequence ATGTCGTTGCGATTTCGACATACGGATATGATGCCCAAGGGCCTGATGATGCCTTTATGTGCGTTGCTGCTCCTCTTGCCCGTCAAAGCAAGCGCGGCGAGTGATCGTCTTAAGAGCGACGTCGATTCCCCGTCGCTTGTCGGCGGCCAAGGAGACGACGACGTCGACGCCAACCTCGTTCCCCTGGACTCGGAGCTTGCTCTTCCTCAGCAGGCTCCAACCGGCATTCAACCGGCAAATGAAACCGGCGGAGCCGCGGCTGAATCATCGGCTGCCTCCGAGTCGGACGGCCAAACCGCCCAGTCTTCTGATCCCGAAGAGGACATGGAGAGCGATGCCTACAATATTCCCGTGGTGATCGATCCGGTGGTCGAGAGCCACCTGCGATTCTTTCATACTTCCATCAGGGATCGCTTCGAGCAATGGCTTCTGAGACTCAGCCGGTACCGCCCGCTCATCGAATCTATTTTTGCGGAGTTCGATCTTCCAAGCGACCTGATCAATTTGTCGCTGGTGGAAAGCGGTTTCAACCCCTATGCGTATTCACGGGCGAAAGCGACCGGTCCTTGGCAGTTCATGAAGGCGACCGGCAAAACCTACGGCCTCCGCATCGATCATTATGTCGATGAACGACGGGATCCGATCAAATCGACCGTCGCCGCCGCCCGGTATCTCCGGGATCTCTACGACCTCTTCGGGACGTGGCCCTTGGCCATGGCGGCCTACAACGCCGGTGAAGGCAAGGTGCTGCGCGCGCTGCAAAAGGCTCAGGCGGAAACGTTCTGGGATATCTCGAAAACCAAACTCATTCGACCAGAGACCAAGCACTATGTGCCTCGCATCATGGCCGCCACCATCATCGCCCGTAACCCGGATCGTTACGGGTTCAACCACGATACGGCGCCGCCCCATCAGTTTGAAGAAGTGGTCGTCGACCGACCGCTGCATTTCCGCGCAATCGCCAATCTTTCCGGCATTCCGTACGAAGAACTTCGGCTGTTGAATCCGGAGCTTCGGCGCGATGCCACGCCTCCGGACGATTCCGCGTACCATCTGAAAGTGCCGGTCGGAACGGCGGCAAAACTCAGACAGGTGCTGGACCGAATTCCCACCTATAAATTCCCCCCCCTTCCGCCGCAAACAAAGCAGGTGAAGGCGGAAACGTCGCGGTGGTATCGAGTGCGAGCCGGGGACACGTTGGAGAAAATCTCCAAACGATTCCGGGTCCCGGTCAAAACATTGAAGGCGCAAAATAACCTCTCCCGCCCCTCCCTTAAAGCGGGCGAGATGCTCCTCATCCGTCGATAA
- a CDS encoding pyridoxal-phosphate-dependent aminotransferase family protein, with protein MLKRYLLAPGPTPVPPEVLLAMARPIIHHRAPEFDPIFAEVRAGLQWLFQTRNDVLMLSASGTGGMEGAVSNFLSPGDKALFVNGGKFGERWGKICKTFGVQATEIKVEWGRAVDPQQVADALKKDPSIRAVYVQASETSTGVSHDVKTLGEIVKAHDNTILVVDAITALGVFDIKTDAWGLDVVVTGSQKALMLPPGMAFVSVSDKAWALADKAKNAAFYFNFKKERENQVKNQTAFTPTVSLIVGLQEVFKMLKAEGLDNIFARQGRLARAMREGIQAAGLTLFPKESPSDALTAVCAPEGIDGQAIYKNLRVQYGMTAAGGQDHLKGKIFRLSHMGYADTFDVIAALAATEMVLKGLGHPVQLGRGVGKAQEILMAK; from the coding sequence ATGTTGAAGCGGTATCTCTTGGCACCTGGCCCGACGCCTGTGCCGCCCGAAGTCTTATTGGCCATGGCGCGGCCGATCATCCATCACCGAGCGCCGGAGTTCGACCCTATTTTCGCAGAGGTTCGCGCCGGCTTGCAGTGGCTGTTTCAAACACGGAACGACGTGTTGATGCTGTCGGCATCCGGCACGGGAGGCATGGAGGGAGCCGTCTCGAATTTTTTATCGCCCGGCGACAAGGCCCTGTTTGTCAATGGCGGCAAGTTCGGAGAGCGCTGGGGCAAGATCTGCAAAACCTTCGGAGTCCAGGCGACCGAAATCAAAGTCGAGTGGGGCCGTGCGGTCGATCCGCAACAAGTCGCCGACGCACTCAAAAAAGACCCATCCATTAGAGCCGTCTACGTTCAAGCCAGTGAAACGTCGACGGGCGTGTCACACGATGTCAAAACCCTGGGAGAAATCGTCAAAGCGCATGACAATACCATTCTCGTCGTGGACGCCATCACGGCCTTGGGCGTGTTCGACATCAAAACCGATGCCTGGGGACTGGACGTCGTCGTGACCGGTTCACAAAAGGCCTTGATGCTTCCGCCCGGCATGGCCTTTGTGAGCGTGAGCGACAAGGCCTGGGCCTTGGCCGATAAGGCCAAGAACGCCGCCTTCTACTTTAACTTCAAGAAAGAGCGGGAGAATCAAGTCAAGAATCAAACGGCGTTTACTCCCACCGTTTCTTTGATCGTCGGCCTTCAGGAGGTCTTTAAAATGCTGAAAGCCGAAGGGCTCGACAACATCTTCGCGAGACAGGGACGTTTGGCGCGCGCCATGCGCGAAGGAATTCAGGCCGCGGGCTTGACCCTCTTCCCCAAGGAGTCGCCGAGCGACGCCTTGACGGCTGTGTGCGCGCCGGAGGGCATCGACGGCCAAGCCATCTACAAAAACCTGCGGGTGCAATACGGAATGACGGCAGCGGGGGGACAAGACCATCTGAAGGGGAAAATTTTCCGACTGTCGCACATGGGATACGCCGACACGTTTGACGTGATCGCGGCACTGGCCGCGACCGAGATGGTTTTGAAGGGGCTTGGCCATCCGGTACAGTTGGGGCGCGGGGTCGGAAAAGCGCAAGAAATCCTGATGGCGAAGTAG
- the serA gene encoding phosphoglycerate dehydrogenase gives MGKNGAGAAAMKILVSDSLSKQGVELLEKAGFAVTVRSKMPKEELYAEIKDADGLIVRSGTKVTADLIAAAEKLKVVGRAGSGLDNVDIPAATRRGVVVMNTPGGNTVTTAEHTMALIFAACRKIPQATASVKQGKWEKDKFMGIELYNKTLGIVGIGQIGGYLAKLAQGASMNVIAYDPYLAPDRAEKMGVGLVELAELFRRADIISVHTPLTPETRSLINANVIETMKPGVVLINCARGGIINEADLYEALKTKRVAAAAFDVFEEEPVKPDNPLLTLDNFICTPHIGAQTTEAQENVAVAIAEQIVDYFTKGVAKGAVNIPSVAPELLPRLQPFLILAERLGSLQTQLSHGAIERVTVEYSGEVASLSVAPLTIAVLKGLLTPILEHPVNYVNAPIVAKERGIEVKEVRISDAGDFTSLIRVRVESGRASHQVAGTLYHKKEARVVEIDQFKVEMVPEGHMLFIHNMDRPGVIGMVGKVLGDNGINIVRMQCALEKRGGDALLIIAADTEFPTAVLDEIKSSSNILSVNVANLG, from the coding sequence ATGGGCAAGAACGGAGCGGGAGCGGCGGCCATGAAAATTTTGGTGAGTGACAGCCTGTCGAAGCAGGGCGTCGAGTTGCTGGAAAAGGCCGGATTCGCCGTGACGGTGAGATCCAAGATGCCGAAAGAGGAGCTCTACGCGGAGATCAAAGACGCCGACGGCTTGATCGTGAGGTCCGGCACCAAAGTGACGGCGGATTTGATCGCCGCCGCCGAAAAGCTGAAAGTGGTGGGACGGGCCGGGTCCGGGTTGGACAATGTCGACATACCGGCCGCCACCCGCCGAGGCGTCGTCGTGATGAACACCCCGGGCGGCAATACGGTCACGACGGCCGAACATACGATGGCGTTGATCTTTGCGGCCTGCAGAAAAATTCCCCAGGCGACGGCGTCGGTCAAACAGGGCAAGTGGGAAAAAGACAAGTTCATGGGCATTGAGCTTTACAACAAGACGCTCGGCATCGTGGGAATCGGTCAGATCGGCGGGTACTTGGCCAAGCTTGCCCAGGGAGCGTCCATGAACGTCATCGCCTATGACCCCTATCTCGCGCCGGATCGAGCCGAGAAAATGGGGGTGGGGCTGGTCGAATTGGCCGAGTTGTTTCGCCGCGCCGATATCATCTCCGTTCACACACCGCTCACCCCGGAGACCAGATCGCTGATCAACGCCAACGTCATTGAGACCATGAAACCGGGCGTGGTGCTGATCAACTGCGCGCGCGGCGGCATCATCAACGAGGCGGATCTCTATGAGGCGTTGAAAACCAAACGAGTGGCGGCCGCCGCTTTCGACGTGTTTGAGGAAGAGCCGGTCAAACCCGACAATCCCCTGCTGACGTTGGATAACTTCATTTGCACGCCGCACATCGGCGCCCAGACCACCGAGGCGCAGGAAAACGTCGCCGTGGCCATTGCGGAACAGATCGTCGATTATTTCACGAAAGGCGTCGCAAAGGGCGCGGTCAACATTCCCTCGGTCGCACCGGAACTGCTGCCTCGTCTCCAACCGTTTTTGATTTTGGCGGAGCGGCTGGGCTCGCTTCAAACGCAACTGTCGCACGGCGCGATCGAACGAGTCACGGTCGAATACAGTGGCGAGGTCGCTTCGTTGTCGGTGGCGCCCCTGACCATCGCCGTGCTGAAGGGGCTCCTTACCCCGATTTTGGAGCACCCTGTCAATTATGTGAACGCTCCGATCGTGGCCAAGGAGCGAGGAATCGAAGTGAAGGAAGTCCGAATCTCCGACGCCGGAGACTTCACCAGTCTGATTCGGGTCCGAGTCGAGTCCGGCAGGGCCTCGCACCAGGTGGCCGGCACTCTCTATCATAAAAAGGAAGCCAGGGTGGTGGAGATCGATCAGTTCAAGGTGGAAATGGTGCCGGAAGGCCACATGCTGTTCATTCACAATATGGACCGGCCCGGCGTGATCGGCATGGTGGGCAAAGTGCTGGGCGACAACGGCATCAACATCGTGCGGATGCAATGTGCCCTCGAGAAACGGGGCGGGGACGCGTTGCTGATCATCGCGGCCGATACCGAGTTTCCGACCGCCGTGTTGGACGAGATCAAATCGAGTTCCAACATTCTTTCGGTCAACGTCGCGAATCTTGGCTGA
- the hisZ gene encoding ATP phosphoribosyltransferase regulatory subunit yields the protein MRERSLVPAGMSTILPEAARRFRKIETQLIETLAGRGFEEIILPTFEYLDVLTPGLEPELIEKCYKIPDRTTGRILLLRPDATAQIARTVAMGMMGDRTPLKLSYRTTVFRYEPEHAGRDREIFQVGAELIGTDDSASDQEIVSRLIDCLRNIGLRSFKVSLGHVGFFKRLLVQAGLSDAGKKQAEQAAARKDVPKLEEILSVGRVPRRAGRRILEALELSGTAEVIAEGRALAGKDAALHRSLDRLSQVYHALCRAGHRTALFLDLGEFRGFDYYDGIVFDVFAEGVGVELGGGGRYNHLIGRFGRNLPSTGFALIVDRLFQGLGTTAAQPVSSSKKSS from the coding sequence TTGAGAGAGCGATCGCTGGTTCCCGCCGGGATGTCGACGATTCTTCCGGAAGCGGCGCGCCGTTTTCGGAAAATCGAGACACAACTGATCGAGACTCTGGCCGGTCGCGGCTTCGAAGAAATCATCCTGCCGACCTTCGAATACCTTGACGTGTTGACGCCAGGTCTTGAGCCGGAACTTATCGAGAAATGCTATAAAATTCCCGACCGGACGACGGGTCGCATCCTGCTGCTTCGTCCCGACGCCACGGCGCAAATCGCCCGGACCGTCGCGATGGGGATGATGGGAGACCGAACGCCGCTCAAGCTCTCGTACCGCACGACGGTGTTCCGCTATGAACCGGAACACGCCGGTCGGGACCGGGAAATTTTTCAAGTGGGGGCCGAGCTCATCGGAACCGACGATTCCGCGTCGGACCAAGAAATCGTGTCGCGCCTGATCGATTGTCTTCGGAACATCGGACTGCGGTCGTTCAAGGTTTCCCTGGGGCACGTCGGATTTTTCAAAAGGTTGCTCGTTCAAGCGGGGCTCTCGGACGCGGGAAAGAAACAGGCGGAGCAGGCGGCCGCGCGCAAGGACGTTCCCAAGCTCGAAGAAATTCTCTCCGTGGGGCGTGTCCCGCGACGAGCCGGACGGCGCATATTGGAAGCCTTGGAACTCTCCGGGACGGCCGAGGTTATTGCCGAAGGTCGAGCGTTGGCCGGAAAAGACGCGGCTCTTCACCGATCGCTCGATCGGTTGTCCCAGGTCTATCACGCGCTGTGTCGCGCGGGGCACCGTACGGCGCTGTTTCTTGACTTGGGAGAATTTCGCGGGTTCGATTATTATGACGGGATCGTCTTCGACGTCTTTGCGGAGGGGGTCGGGGTGGAACTCGGCGGCGGCGGACGTTATAACCACTTGATCGGCCGATTCGGAAGAAACCTGCCTTCGACCGGCTTCGCCTTGATCGTCGATCGCTTGTTTCAAGGACTCGGCACGACGGCCGCGCAACCGGTCTCATCCTCGAAGAAATCTTCATGA